One Onychostoma macrolepis isolate SWU-2019 chromosome 15, ASM1243209v1, whole genome shotgun sequence DNA segment encodes these proteins:
- the LOC131520818 gene encoding centrosomal protein of 164 kDa-like isoform X3: protein MTTTGLRIGDQMVLEEDYDENYIPSEQEIHEYAIEIGIDPEREPELLWLAREGMVAPLPAEWKPCQDVTGEVYYFNFSTGQSTWDHPCDEQYRQLVEQERERERNQHARAAPTAVKRDKEKKKKKDKKDKKKKLEEVRAPGVLAPLGPLRGLSEAPVAPLRGTLGASSGLQPLKTSLGAGVLSSAATRSVHEERSAEEDEEISEEERPRDSAGLLQNLHLDLDALGAGLQYEDSEVSVTVPPEERTEPELQELALSRDHSPEAPSEESEDGEAAVSLSSADNVKAGFRSKLSENVFDLLDLSPAVDRKEAEGEADVDSCEDVSDSADRRVHENVTLAQTPLSCSAASTPTDDIIRTSSRDQRPPTARGRTERERREREEQERKRREEREEEEKRRVEREEEKKRKREEEEKTREEREEEEKRRVEREEEEKRKREEEEKTRVEREEEERREREKEEKRQVEREEEKRKREEEEKRQVEREEEEKRKREEEEKKRREEREEEEKRRVEREEEKKRLEEDAARQMEVERSRLMEETQRRLQLQLMEDEERRMKEESAEQLRVMKEQILKQRRDEEEQLNNDMHTQLQQLRLENEVKLQELCSELEAERERAETRRRRDLEHLREESEEELRAERRRLQEKKEEQLTSIRLQAKLSNTQKDLRSTRPEQPLAEYQRELTDVLQEVRDEVERDHRRKLEQLKEEHQQELQNLRETHLEQESRERERLLDSLQKERDAVISKHTTQLHKLQHTLDTQLQETRRTHSQKESALQEWMEKLEIQTKELQTQEAELQSKASDLRKRRQQLCEEEEDTQRGLQSLPQLLKERDELHEELQRMRADLQRERQERERQREENSRMMEERRQLETRVTLLQERCEQLTSRVSELEQRSRAEREQQQDGAEDEQKKSKRKTENGLRLEDLEAPLLRSDASDTSVDDVRQYMWNESVSLFRARQFLERQSAHMFDRQAALRAAHSSLKDPTPGSSTQQQLYHNLQQEVRDLAELRETLQKGQTLLKEKEEKLNQLETSLTEEVSCDDAERSADRKVTFDVTESEMSSVYSPEGTVPVKVQQLADSLQLISGQLNSVLGALGSLTHKQTPPPLTTPLLPRPSWAWSTNPSPSLANGLSHRATDSRQMRWSGLSSETSRAHMTYSGYTPLSLSSLRPSEVEGQRLQGLIEGNKRWLEAQRKNRNIPLFPSLRSVSSSGGLVQLSLDDNNQIKVHHY, encoded by the exons ATGACGACCACGGGGCTGCGCATCGGAGATCAGATGGTGCTGGAGGAAGACTATGATGAAAACTACATCCCTTCAGAGCAAG agatcCACGAGTACGCCATCGAGATCGGCATCGACCCGGAGCGTGAGCCCGAGCTGCTGTGGCTGGCCAGAGAGGGGATGGTGGCGCCGCTTCCTGCCGAGTGGAAACCATG tcaGGACGTCACTGGTGAGGTGTACTACTTTAACTTCTCCACGGGTCAGTCCACCTGGGATCATCCGTGTGATGAACAGTATCGTCAGCTGGTGGAGCAGGAGCGCGAGCGCGAGCGCAACCAACATGCTAGAGCCGCTCCGACCGCCGTGAAAAGAGacaaggagaagaagaagaagaaggacaAGAAAGACAAGAAGAAAAAACTGGAGGAAGTCAGAGCTCCAGGG GTGTTGGCTCCTCTCGGTCCTCTCCGCGGTCTGTCTGAGGCTCCTGTCGCTCCTCTCAGAGGAACTCTGGGCGCCTCGTCTGGACTCCAGCCGCTCAAAACGTCTCTCGGG GCTGGTGTGTTGAGCTCTGCTGCTACCAGGAGCGTTCATGAGGAGAGGAGCGCCGAGGAAGACGAGGAGATCTCTGAGGAAGAG aggcCGCGGGATTCAGCCGGACTCCTGCAGAACCTCCATCTGGATCTGGACGCTCTGGGAGCAGGACTGCAGTACGAG gacaGTGAGGTCAGTGTGACGGTTCCTCCTGAAGAAAGAACAGAACCTGAACTACAGGAACTGGCCCTGTCGAGGGATCACAGTCCGGAGGCGCCTTCAGAG GAGTCTGAGGATGGTGAAGCAGCAGTGTCGCTCTCATCTGCTGATAATGTGAAG GCTGGTTTCCGCTCCAAACTTTCAGAGAATGTGTTTGATCTGCTGGATCTGTCACCTGCAgtg GACAGGAAGGAAGCCGAGGGCGAGGCAGATGTGGACAGCTGTGAAGACGTCTCTGACTCTGCAGACAG GCGTGTGCATGAAAACGTGACGTTAGCTCAGACGCCGCTGTCGTGCTCCGCTGCCTCCACACCCACAGATGACATCATCAGAACATCATCACGTGACCAGAGACCCCCGACCGCCCGCGGCagaactgagagagagagacgagaGCGAGAAGAGCAGGAGAGGAAGAGACGAGAAGAgagggaggaagaggagaagagaCGAGTAGAGAGGGAggaagagaagaagagaaagcgtgaggaagaggagaagacaCGAGAAGAgagggaggaagaggagaagagaCGAGTAGAgagggaggaagaggagaagagaaagcgtgaggaagaggagaagacaCGAGTAGAgagggaggaagaggagaggagagagcgTGAGAAAGAGGAGAAGAGACAAGTAGAGAGggaagaagagaagagaaagcgtgaggaagaggagaagagaCAAGTAGAgagggaggaagaggagaagagaaagcgtgaggaagaggagaagaagaGACGAGAAGAgagggaggaagaggagaagagaCGAGTAGAGAGGGAGGAAGAGAAGAAGAGGCTGGAGGAGGACGCAGCGAGACAGATGGAGGTGGAGAGGAGCAGACTGATGGAGGAGACGCAGAGGAGACTGCAGCTGCAGCTGATGGAGGACGAGGAGCGCCGGATGAAGGAGGAGAGCGCTGAGCAGCTCCG GGTCATGAAGGAGCAGATACTCAAACAGAGACGAGACGAGGAGGAGCAACTGAACAACGACATGCACACACAACTACAACAgctcag GCTTGAGAATGAGGTGAAGCTGCAGGAGCTGTGCTCAGAGCTGGAGGCAGAACGGGAGAGGGCGGAGACTCGGAGGAGGCGGGACCTTGAGCACCTGAGGGAGGAGTCAGAGGAGGAGCTTCGGGCTGAGAGGAGGCGGCTACAAGAGAAGAAGGAGGAGCAGCTGACCTCCATCAGACTAcag GCTAAACTGAGTAACACACAGAAGGATCTGAGGAGCACACGCCCAGAACAGCCTTTAGCAGAGTACCAGAGAGag CTCACAGATGTGCTGCAGGAAGTCCGGGATGAAGTTGAGAGAGATCACAGGAGGAAACTTGAACAACTGAAGGAGGAACATCAACAGGAGCTACAGAACCTGAGAgagacacacctggagcag gagaGCAGGGAGCGGGAGCGTCTGCTGGATTCTCTTCAGAAGGAGAGAGACGCTGTGATCTCTAAACACACAACACAACTACACAAACTACAGCACACGCTGGACACGCAGCTGCAGGAGACGCGCAGGACACACTCGCAGAAg gagtcAGCTCTACAGGAGTGGATGGAGAAGCTGGAGATACAAACCAAAGAACTTCAAACTCAGGAGGCTGAACTTCagtcaaag GCATCAGATCTGAGGAAGAGGAGACAGCAGCTGtgtgaggaagaggaggacaCTCAGAGAGGattacag tcTCTCCCGCAGCTGCTGAAGGAGCGGGACGAGCTGCATGAGGAGCTGCAGCGGATGAGAGCAgatctgcagagagagagacaggagcGAGAGCGACAGAGAGAGGAGAACAGCAGGATGATGGAGGAGCGACGGCAGCTGGAGACCAGAGTCACGCTTCTGCAGGAGCGATGTGAGCAGCTCACCTCCAGAGTCAG tgAACTGGAGCAGAGGAGCAGAGCGGAGCGAGAACAGCAGCAGGACGGAGCAGAGGACGAGCAGAAGAAGAgcaagagaaagacagagaacgGTCTGCGTTTGGAGGATCTGGAGGCTCCGCTGCTGCGGTCAGACGCCAGCGACACCAGCGTAgacga cgtgAGGCAGTACATGTGGAATGAGAGCGTGTCTCTCTTCAGGGCTCGTCAGTTTCTGGAGCGGCAGAGCGCTCACATGTTTGACAGACAGGCAGCGCTGCGGGCGGCTCACAGCAGTCTGAAGGACCCCACGCCTGGGAGCTCAACACAGCAGCAGCTCTACCACAACCTgcagcag gaggtGAGGGATCTGGCTGAGCTGAGGGAGACTCTTCAAAAGGGTCAAACGCTCCTGAAAGAAAAAGAGGAGAAACTCAACCAGCTCGAAACATCATTGACTGAAGAG gtgtCATGTGATGATGCTGAGAGGTCAGCTGATCGGAAAGTGACATTTGATGTGACCGAGTCAGAGATGAGCAGTGTGTACAGCCCAGAGGGAAcag TTCCAGTGAAGGTGCAGCAGCTGGCCGACTCTCTGCAGCTGATCTCAGGTCAGCTCAACTCTGTGTTAGGAGCTTTGGGTTCACTAACACACAAACAGACTCCACCCCCTCTGACAACACCCCTGCTGCCCCGCCCCTCATGGGCGTGGTCTACAAACCCCTCCCCCTCATTGGCCAACGGACTCTCACACAGAGCCACAGACTCACGGCAGATGCGCTGGAGCGGCCTGAGCTCAG AAACCAGCAGAGCACACATGACCTACTCAGGATACACACCACTAAG tctGTCAAGTCTGCGTCCATCAGAGGTCGAGGGTCAGCGGCTGCAGGGTCTTATTGAAGGAAACAAACGCTGGCTAGAGGCTCAACGGAAGAACCGCAACAT TCCTCTGTTCCCGAGCCTCAGAAGCGTGTCCAGCAGCGGTGGGTTAGTTCAGCTCAGCCTCGACGACAACAACCAGATCAAAGTTCATCATTACTGA
- the LOC131520818 gene encoding centrosomal protein of 164 kDa-like isoform X5 — MTTTGLRIGDQMVLEEDYDENYIPSEQEIHEYAIEIGIDPEREPELLWLAREGMVAPLPAEWKPCQDVTGEVYYFNFSTGQSTWDHPCDEQYRQLVEQERERERNQHARAAPTAVKRDKEKKKKKDKKDKKKKLEEVRAPGVLAPLGPLRGLSEAPVAPLRGTLGASSGLQPLKTSLGAGVLSSAATRSVHEERSAEEDEEISEEERPRDSAGLLQNLHLDLDALGAGLQYEDSEVSVTVPPEERTEPELQELALSRDHSPEAPSEESEDGEAAVSLSSADNVKAGFRSKLSENVFDLLDLSPAVDRKEAEGEADVDSCEDVSDSADRRVHENVTLAQTPLSCSAASTPTDDIIRTSSRDQRPPTARGRTERERREREEQERKRREEREEEEKRRVEREEEKKRKREEEEKTREEREEEEKRRVEREEEEKRKREEEEKTRVEREEEERREREKEEKRQVEREEEEKRKREEEEKKRREEREEEEKRRVEREEEKKRLEEDAARQMEVERSRLMEETQRRLQLQLMEDEERRMKEESAEQLRSVTAALVMKEQILKQRRDEEEQLNNDMHTQLQQLRLENEVKLQELCSELEAERERAETRRRRDLEHLREESEEELRAERRRLQEKKEEQLTSIRLQAKLSNTQKDLRSTRPEQPLAEYQRELTDVLQEVRDEVERDHRRKLEQLKEEHQQELQNLRETHLEQESRERERLLDSLQKERDAVISKHTTQLHKLQHTLDTQLQETRRTHSQKESALQEWMEKLEIQTKELQTQEAELQSKASDLRKRRQQLCEEEEDTQRGLQSLPQLLKERDELHEELQRMRADLQRERQERERQREENSRMMEERRQLETRVTLLQERCEQLTSRVSELEQRSRAEREQQQDGAEDEQKKSKRKTENGLRLEDLEAPLLRSDASDTSVDDVRQYMWNESVSLFRARQFLERQSAHMFDRQAALRAAHSSLKDPTPGSSTQQQLYHNLQQEVRDLAELRETLQKGQTLLKEKEEKLNQLETSLTEEVSCDDAERSADRKVTFDVTESEMSSVYSPEGTVPVKVQQLADSLQLISGQLNSVLGALGSLTHKQTPPPLTTPLLPRPSWAWSTNPSPSLANGLSHRATDSRQMRWSGLSSETSRAHMTYSGYTPLSLSSLRPSEVEGQRLQGLIEGNKRWLEAQRKNRNIPLFPSLRSVSSSGGLVQLSLDDNNQIKVHHY; from the exons ATGACGACCACGGGGCTGCGCATCGGAGATCAGATGGTGCTGGAGGAAGACTATGATGAAAACTACATCCCTTCAGAGCAAG agatcCACGAGTACGCCATCGAGATCGGCATCGACCCGGAGCGTGAGCCCGAGCTGCTGTGGCTGGCCAGAGAGGGGATGGTGGCGCCGCTTCCTGCCGAGTGGAAACCATG tcaGGACGTCACTGGTGAGGTGTACTACTTTAACTTCTCCACGGGTCAGTCCACCTGGGATCATCCGTGTGATGAACAGTATCGTCAGCTGGTGGAGCAGGAGCGCGAGCGCGAGCGCAACCAACATGCTAGAGCCGCTCCGACCGCCGTGAAAAGAGacaaggagaagaagaagaagaaggacaAGAAAGACAAGAAGAAAAAACTGGAGGAAGTCAGAGCTCCAGGG GTGTTGGCTCCTCTCGGTCCTCTCCGCGGTCTGTCTGAGGCTCCTGTCGCTCCTCTCAGAGGAACTCTGGGCGCCTCGTCTGGACTCCAGCCGCTCAAAACGTCTCTCGGG GCTGGTGTGTTGAGCTCTGCTGCTACCAGGAGCGTTCATGAGGAGAGGAGCGCCGAGGAAGACGAGGAGATCTCTGAGGAAGAG aggcCGCGGGATTCAGCCGGACTCCTGCAGAACCTCCATCTGGATCTGGACGCTCTGGGAGCAGGACTGCAGTACGAG gacaGTGAGGTCAGTGTGACGGTTCCTCCTGAAGAAAGAACAGAACCTGAACTACAGGAACTGGCCCTGTCGAGGGATCACAGTCCGGAGGCGCCTTCAGAG GAGTCTGAGGATGGTGAAGCAGCAGTGTCGCTCTCATCTGCTGATAATGTGAAG GCTGGTTTCCGCTCCAAACTTTCAGAGAATGTGTTTGATCTGCTGGATCTGTCACCTGCAgtg GACAGGAAGGAAGCCGAGGGCGAGGCAGATGTGGACAGCTGTGAAGACGTCTCTGACTCTGCAGACAG GCGTGTGCATGAAAACGTGACGTTAGCTCAGACGCCGCTGTCGTGCTCCGCTGCCTCCACACCCACAGATGACATCATCAGAACATCATCACGTGACCAGAGACCCCCGACCGCCCGCGGCagaactgagagagagagacgagaGCGAGAAGAGCAGGAGAGGAAGAGACGAGAAGAgagggaggaagaggagaagagaCGAGTAGAGAGGGAggaagagaagaagagaaagcgtgaggaagaggagaagacaCGAGAAGAgagggaggaagaggagaagagaCGAGTAGAgagggaggaagaggagaagagaaagcgtgaggaagaggagaagacaCGAGTAGAgagggaggaagaggagaggagagagcgTGAGA aagaggagaagagaCAAGTAGAgagggaggaagaggagaagagaaagcgtgaggaagaggagaagaagaGACGAGAAGAgagggaggaagaggagaagagaCGAGTAGAGAGGGAGGAAGAGAAGAAGAGGCTGGAGGAGGACGCAGCGAGACAGATGGAGGTGGAGAGGAGCAGACTGATGGAGGAGACGCAGAGGAGACTGCAGCTGCAGCTGATGGAGGACGAGGAGCGCCGGATGAAGGAGGAGAGCGCTGAGCAGCTCCGGTCAGTCACTGCTGCATT GGTCATGAAGGAGCAGATACTCAAACAGAGACGAGACGAGGAGGAGCAACTGAACAACGACATGCACACACAACTACAACAgctcag GCTTGAGAATGAGGTGAAGCTGCAGGAGCTGTGCTCAGAGCTGGAGGCAGAACGGGAGAGGGCGGAGACTCGGAGGAGGCGGGACCTTGAGCACCTGAGGGAGGAGTCAGAGGAGGAGCTTCGGGCTGAGAGGAGGCGGCTACAAGAGAAGAAGGAGGAGCAGCTGACCTCCATCAGACTAcag GCTAAACTGAGTAACACACAGAAGGATCTGAGGAGCACACGCCCAGAACAGCCTTTAGCAGAGTACCAGAGAGag CTCACAGATGTGCTGCAGGAAGTCCGGGATGAAGTTGAGAGAGATCACAGGAGGAAACTTGAACAACTGAAGGAGGAACATCAACAGGAGCTACAGAACCTGAGAgagacacacctggagcag gagaGCAGGGAGCGGGAGCGTCTGCTGGATTCTCTTCAGAAGGAGAGAGACGCTGTGATCTCTAAACACACAACACAACTACACAAACTACAGCACACGCTGGACACGCAGCTGCAGGAGACGCGCAGGACACACTCGCAGAAg gagtcAGCTCTACAGGAGTGGATGGAGAAGCTGGAGATACAAACCAAAGAACTTCAAACTCAGGAGGCTGAACTTCagtcaaag GCATCAGATCTGAGGAAGAGGAGACAGCAGCTGtgtgaggaagaggaggacaCTCAGAGAGGattacag tcTCTCCCGCAGCTGCTGAAGGAGCGGGACGAGCTGCATGAGGAGCTGCAGCGGATGAGAGCAgatctgcagagagagagacaggagcGAGAGCGACAGAGAGAGGAGAACAGCAGGATGATGGAGGAGCGACGGCAGCTGGAGACCAGAGTCACGCTTCTGCAGGAGCGATGTGAGCAGCTCACCTCCAGAGTCAG tgAACTGGAGCAGAGGAGCAGAGCGGAGCGAGAACAGCAGCAGGACGGAGCAGAGGACGAGCAGAAGAAGAgcaagagaaagacagagaacgGTCTGCGTTTGGAGGATCTGGAGGCTCCGCTGCTGCGGTCAGACGCCAGCGACACCAGCGTAgacga cgtgAGGCAGTACATGTGGAATGAGAGCGTGTCTCTCTTCAGGGCTCGTCAGTTTCTGGAGCGGCAGAGCGCTCACATGTTTGACAGACAGGCAGCGCTGCGGGCGGCTCACAGCAGTCTGAAGGACCCCACGCCTGGGAGCTCAACACAGCAGCAGCTCTACCACAACCTgcagcag gaggtGAGGGATCTGGCTGAGCTGAGGGAGACTCTTCAAAAGGGTCAAACGCTCCTGAAAGAAAAAGAGGAGAAACTCAACCAGCTCGAAACATCATTGACTGAAGAG gtgtCATGTGATGATGCTGAGAGGTCAGCTGATCGGAAAGTGACATTTGATGTGACCGAGTCAGAGATGAGCAGTGTGTACAGCCCAGAGGGAAcag TTCCAGTGAAGGTGCAGCAGCTGGCCGACTCTCTGCAGCTGATCTCAGGTCAGCTCAACTCTGTGTTAGGAGCTTTGGGTTCACTAACACACAAACAGACTCCACCCCCTCTGACAACACCCCTGCTGCCCCGCCCCTCATGGGCGTGGTCTACAAACCCCTCCCCCTCATTGGCCAACGGACTCTCACACAGAGCCACAGACTCACGGCAGATGCGCTGGAGCGGCCTGAGCTCAG AAACCAGCAGAGCACACATGACCTACTCAGGATACACACCACTAAG tctGTCAAGTCTGCGTCCATCAGAGGTCGAGGGTCAGCGGCTGCAGGGTCTTATTGAAGGAAACAAACGCTGGCTAGAGGCTCAACGGAAGAACCGCAACAT TCCTCTGTTCCCGAGCCTCAGAAGCGTGTCCAGCAGCGGTGGGTTAGTTCAGCTCAGCCTCGACGACAACAACCAGATCAAAGTTCATCATTACTGA